Proteins from a genomic interval of Helicobacter pylori Shi112:
- a CDS encoding site-specific DNA-methyltransferase, which produces MILNKIYIEDVFTFLDKLEDKSVDLAIIDPPYNLKIASWDSFKNDEEFLTFSYAWIDKMLPKLKDTGSFYIFNTPFNCALFLAYLRHKKVHFLNFITWVKKDGFANAKKRYNHAQESILFYSMHKKNYTFNADEIRTAYESTERIKHAQSKGILKNNKRWFPNPKGKLCLDVWEITSQRHVEKENGKILKPKHPSIKPKALIERMIKASSHKNDLILDLFSGSGMTSLVAKSLGRNFIGCETHAEYVHESLEIFRYNEYR; this is translated from the coding sequence TTGATTTTGAATAAGATTTATATAGAAGATGTTTTCACATTTTTAGACAAATTAGAAGATAAAAGCGTTGATTTAGCCATTATTGATCCCCCCTACAATCTTAAAATTGCTTCATGGGATAGTTTTAAAAACGATGAAGAGTTTTTAACATTTTCTTACGCTTGGATTGATAAAATGCTGCCCAAACTTAAAGACACGGGGAGTTTTTATATCTTTAATACCCCTTTTAATTGCGCTTTATTTTTAGCGTATTTGCGCCATAAAAAAGTGCATTTTTTAAATTTTATCACTTGGGTTAAAAAAGATGGGTTTGCCAACGCCAAAAAGCGTTATAACCACGCGCAAGAAAGCATTTTATTTTATAGCATGCACAAGAAAAACTACACTTTTAATGCCGATGAGATTCGCACCGCTTATGAATCCACCGAACGCATCAAACATGCTCAAAGTAAGGGGATTTTAAAAAATAACAAACGCTGGTTCCCTAATCCTAAGGGCAAATTATGCCTTGATGTGTGGGAAATCACTTCACAAAGGCATGTTGAAAAAGAGAATGGTAAAATCCTTAAGCCAAAACACCCTAGCATCAAACCTAAAGCGCTCATTGAACGCATGATAAAGGCTAGCTCTCACAAAAACGATTTGATTTTAGATTTGTTTAGTGGCAGTGGCATGACTAGCTTAGTGGCTAAAAGTTTAGGGCGTAATTTTATAGGGTGTGAAACCCATGCTGAATATGTGCATGAGAGTTTGGAAATATTTAGGTATAATGAATACAGATAA
- a CDS encoding DNA-methyltransferase, with product MNINKVFYHSSTNMNEVPDNSVDLIITSPPYFNIKDYTKNGTQDLQHSTQHVEDLGALEKYEDYLLGLLKVWLECYRALKPNGKLCINVPLMPMLKKVLNTHYNRHIFDLHADIQHSILHDLNNTLENKPKMFLLDVYIWKRANPTKRLMFGSYPYPRNFYAQNTIEFIGVFVKDGKPKQPTKEQKEQSQLTQEEWVEFTKQIWEIPIPNKNDIAFGKHAALMPAELARRLIRLYSCVGDVVLDPFSGSGTTLREAKLLKRNFIGYELYENYKPLIDQKLGNLFDFE from the coding sequence TTGAATATCAATAAAGTGTTTTATCACAGTAGCACCAACATGAATGAAGTGCCAGATAATAGCGTGGATTTGATCATCACAAGTCCGCCTTATTTCAACATCAAAGATTACACGAAAAATGGCACACAAGATTTACAGCATTCAACCCAACATGTTGAAGATTTAGGGGCATTGGAAAAATATGAAGATTATCTTTTAGGTCTTTTAAAAGTTTGGCTTGAGTGCTATAGAGCGCTAAAACCAAATGGTAAGCTATGCATTAATGTTCCTTTAATGCCCATGCTTAAAAAGGTTTTAAACACGCACTATAACCGCCATATCTTTGATTTGCATGCTGATATTCAGCACTCCATTTTGCATGATTTAAACAACACGCTAGAAAACAAGCCTAAAATGTTCTTGCTAGATGTCTATATTTGGAAACGCGCAAATCCTACTAAAAGATTGATGTTTGGGAGCTACCCTTATCCTAGAAATTTTTATGCGCAAAATACTATAGAATTTATCGGCGTGTTTGTCAAAGACGGCAAGCCCAAACAACCCACAAAAGAGCAAAAAGAACAAAGCCAATTGACTCAAGAAGAATGGGTGGAATTTACCAAACAAATTTGGGAAATCCCAATCCCTAATAAAAATGATATTGCTTTTGGTAAGCATGCGGCTTTAATGCCGGCTGAATTAGCAAGGCGTTTGATTAGATTGTATAGTTGCGTGGGCGATGTGGTGCTAGATCCATTTAGCGGGAGCGGGACAACCTTAAGAGAAGCAAAACTTTTAAAAAGAAATTTTATAGGTTATGAACTCTATGAAAATTATAAGCCCTTGATTGATCAAAAACTAGGAAACTTGTTTGATTTTGAATAA
- a CDS encoding DNA methyltransferase, with product MKTNEAQFYEVLENLFIGVKIEDKQESLLDPNAKAMKNGMLNLMKAKSKYYQSKKQELEKLIDLKCQNNNDLKEELFDKLYSFFKRYLSANGGIYFNDTPLYDSLYTKSDYEKCSLKKDTALFYKTKDLYYVKSETNYKDFCFELENMVFNFDTSSLESKKNNEKVDLVFNLKDTDTKTNTLNFSVTLSSKGNQTKISEILKECLNQGVELDEEVLKKAFGKFKKQGSMDYFIHKNALGFLKEQLDLYLFEYLFKEMTEFDDKRLNSINTIKEVALQVILLVSEFENELCKIWNKPRFVLNSHFIVSLDQLKAKNYDLNKITNHKNYPKQVQEWQGLNLKTTDNFLENEFLPLDTIYFKDLEEEIKNLFSEDEINGTLIKSENYQALNSLKNRYKETIDCIYIDPPYNTQNNEFIYADNFKRSSWLSMMANRLELAHKLLNDKGVMFVSIDDNEQAYLKALMDEVFNGGGG from the coding sequence ATGAAAACGAACGAAGCGCAATTTTATGAAGTTTTAGAAAACCTTTTTATAGGCGTTAAGATTGAAGACAAACAAGAAAGCCTTTTAGATCCTAACGCTAAAGCAATGAAAAATGGCATGCTCAATCTCATGAAGGCTAAGAGCAAGTATTATCAAAGCAAAAAACAAGAATTAGAAAAACTCATTGATTTAAAATGCCAAAATAACAACGATCTCAAAGAAGAATTGTTTGACAAACTCTATAGCTTTTTCAAGCGTTATTTGAGCGCTAATGGAGGGATTTATTTCAACGACACGCCCCTTTACGATAGCCTTTATACTAAAAGCGACTATGAAAAATGCTCCCTTAAAAAAGACACCGCCTTATTTTATAAAACCAAAGATCTTTATTATGTGAAAAGCGAAACGAATTATAAGGATTTTTGCTTTGAATTAGAAAACATGGTTTTTAATTTTGACACTTCTTCATTAGAAAGTAAAAAGAATAATGAAAAAGTGGATTTAGTCTTTAATCTAAAAGATACAGACACAAAAACTAACACCCTAAACTTTAGCGTTACTCTCAGCAGTAAGGGGAATCAAACAAAAATAAGTGAAATTCTAAAAGAATGTTTAAATCAAGGCGTTGAACTTGATGAAGAAGTGTTAAAAAAAGCGTTTGGAAAATTCAAAAAGCAAGGCAGTATGGATTATTTTATCCATAAAAACGCGCTAGGGTTTTTAAAAGAGCAATTGGATTTGTATTTGTTTGAATACCTTTTTAAAGAAATGACTGAATTTGATGACAAACGCCTTAATTCAATCAACACCATTAAGGAAGTGGCGTTGCAAGTGATTTTATTAGTGAGCGAATTTGAAAACGAACTCTGTAAGATTTGGAACAAACCTCGTTTTGTATTAAACTCGCATTTCATTGTAAGCCTAGACCAATTAAAAGCTAAAAACTACGATCTAAATAAAATCACAAACCACAAAAACTACCCCAAACAAGTCCAAGAATGGCAAGGCTTGAATTTAAAAACCACAGACAATTTTTTAGAAAATGAGTTTTTGCCCCTAGACACCATCTATTTTAAAGATTTAGAAGAAGAGATTAAAAACTTATTCAGTGAAGATGAAATCAATGGCACGCTCATTAAAAGCGAAAACTACCAAGCCCTAAACTCTCTAAAAAACCGCTATAAAGAAACAATTGATTGCATTTACATTGATCCGCCTTATAACACGCAAAACAATGAATTTATTTATGCGGATAATTTCAAACGCTCTAGCTGGCTTTCTATGATGGCTAACCGCTTGGAGCTTGCGCACAAGCTTTTAAACGATAAAGGCGTGATGTTTGTGAGCATTGATGACAACGAACAGGCTTATTTAAAAGCGCTCATGGACGAAGTCTTTAATGGGGGGGGGGGGTGA
- a CDS encoding site-specific DNA-methyltransferase, whose amino-acid sequence MGGGGDNFVASLIWRKKYGGGKGSRFFVDLHEYILVYAKNINNLQEFYIERNNKQKEIFTETDKYEAERGKFYIRPLKSGLAERKTLIYPITCPNGSIITTQWICAKETFEKMKSEERIVFKKLKNGSYNVYKKFYEKDNNSQVLTESIIYDLAYNQQGKEELKKLFNINEGRETIFNNPKPEALLKRIIEISTQENDLVLDFFAGSGTTCAVAHKLKRKYIGIEMGEHFDSVILPRLKKVIGGFKSGAAKEFNGGGVVKVYALESYEEILRKIKHEDNDKPLAYDEQYSDLVECKNESYTLNLNALEKMGVDIKETLENLWGLKVEFFNEKMVKFKGNDKEVEILKALKEALIW is encoded by the coding sequence ATGGGGGGGGGGGGTGATAACTTTGTAGCGAGTTTGATATGGCGGAAAAAATATGGTGGCGGTAAGGGTAGTCGCTTTTTTGTGGATTTGCACGAATATATTTTAGTATATGCGAAAAATATTAATAATTTACAAGAATTTTACATAGAGAGAAACAATAAACAAAAAGAAATTTTTACAGAAACAGATAAATATGAAGCTGAAAGAGGAAAATTCTATATACGACCGCTTAAATCCGGTTTAGCCGAAAGAAAAACACTTATATATCCCATAACATGTCCTAATGGTAGCATAATTACTACACAATGGATTTGTGCAAAAGAAACTTTTGAAAAAATGAAATCAGAAGAGAGAATAGTTTTTAAGAAGTTAAAAAATGGTTCTTATAATGTGTATAAAAAGTTTTATGAAAAGGATAACAACAGTCAAGTCTTAACAGAAAGTATTATTTATGATTTAGCATATAACCAACAAGGCAAGGAAGAGCTAAAAAAGCTTTTTAATATAAACGAAGGTAGAGAAACTATTTTTAATAACCCCAAACCTGAAGCCCTACTCAAACGCATTATAGAAATCTCTACCCAAGAAAACGATCTCGTGTTAGACTTTTTTGCCGGGAGCGGGACGACTTGCGCGGTGGCGCACAAACTCAAGAGAAAGTATATCGGTATTGAAATGGGGGAGCATTTTGACAGCGTGATTTTGCCTCGCCTTAAAAAGGTTATAGGCGGTTTTAAAAGCGGTGCGGCTAAAGAATTTAATGGAGGTGGGGTGGTGAAAGTTTATGCATTGGAAAGCTATGAAGAGATTTTAAGAAAAATCAAGCATGAAGACAATGACAAACCCTTAGCTTATGATGAACAATACAGCGATTTAGTGGAATGCAAAAACGAATCTTACACGCTCAATTTAAACGCGCTAGAAAAAATGGGCGTGGATATTAAAGAGACTTTGGAAAATTTATGGGGGCTGAAAGTGGAGTTTTTTAATGAAAAGATGGTGAAATTTAAAGGGAATGATAAAGAAGTAGAGATTTTAAAAGCCTTAAAAGAAGCGCTCATTTGGTAA
- a CDS encoding DEAD/DEAH box helicase family protein: MAKKKDLTTHNEIFVAQKLAEDELNTNEINEPLERLDFKSFDSNKELLNYQQQALINAFRMLVAYFRDFKENKKEFYAFYQEHYSFANCDFTNKKLNHLLKSHFKVENQRVSFENFINRLAFYMATGSGKTIVIIKLVELLSVAMGMGLIPKKNIMFFSANENLIKQFEKEIEKYNRGKDFSKQIDFKNLKEVTNKDFHRAPKDFFEKIALFYYRADLMNDEESKENLLNYKDYWDNGENYVILDEAHKGNKSESKRQAIFSLLSLKGFLFNFSATFTEESDLITSVYNLSVGEWVKLGYGKESVLLKKNNLNAFKESKDLNDREKEIALLKALLLLGMQKRYKTEGYFHDPLMLVFTHSVNVENSDAEIFFKTLARVIENDDESDFLKAKEDLLEEIKDPEFLFSGNKDKDYKVKVFKEGLKSMDFKGLKEEVFYANSGHIEVIINPKNNQEIAFKLNTSDKVFCLIKIGDITEWIYEKLKSVKVVSKNLSFKEESYFSQIDKSSINILVGSRTFETGWDSTRPSVILFLNIGLDDDAKKLVKQSFGRGVRIESVKNQRQRLAYLEIDEAIKKALKPNAAMLETLFVIPTNHASLEAILKIQKESEKRGESRGSWREIKLEKTPIKHALFVPCYRKEPTSVLELPESASFKMSEKNFKDLKEYFNLMSEKHFILKHEIYDPKDYEQLKKMIQKAHFKKVSTWHYKDLDCMISEIKGKLYPNQKVPKDEFNTLDNEKIVHFKRIKVKADKEEALIKTIQEVKEHAPLDKETLRIKIAQGEIDPYDAEKHKQDKTFEVDDAELLKLKEHYYTPLIKAKNCDWLKHVVKVESEIDFLKELQETETIKTLQENYDFWAFSKIDEHLDNLFIPYTNNVTERRFFPDFIFWLQKGDTQIVCFIDPKGITYADYEHKADAYKLFKDKIFNPKNDPHFKIKVVLKFYGNKDKVADGYRDYWIKKGKLNDFFLTLKD, encoded by the coding sequence ATGGCAAAGAAAAAAGATCTAACAACCCATAATGAAATTTTTGTCGCGCAAAAACTCGCTGAAGATGAATTGAACACTAACGAGATTAACGAGCCATTAGAAAGGCTAGACTTTAAAAGCTTTGATAGCAATAAGGAGCTTTTAAATTACCAACAGCAAGCTTTGATTAACGCTTTTAGAATGCTTGTCGCTTATTTTAGAGATTTCAAAGAGAATAAAAAAGAATTTTACGCGTTTTATCAAGAGCATTATTCATTCGCTAATTGCGATTTCACTAACAAAAAACTCAATCATTTGTTAAAGAGCCATTTTAAGGTGGAAAATCAGCGCGTGAGTTTTGAAAATTTTATCAACCGCTTAGCCTTTTACATGGCCACAGGGAGCGGTAAAACGATTGTCATCATCAAACTTGTAGAGCTTTTAAGCGTGGCTATGGGAATGGGTTTAATCCCTAAGAAAAATATCATGTTTTTTAGCGCCAATGAAAATTTGATCAAGCAATTTGAAAAAGAAATTGAAAAATACAACCGGGGTAAGGACTTTTCCAAGCAAATTGATTTCAAAAACCTTAAAGAGGTTACCAATAAAGATTTCCATCGCGCTCCAAAAGATTTTTTTGAAAAAATCGCTCTTTTTTATTACCGCGCGGATTTGATGAATGATGAAGAAAGCAAGGAAAACCTTTTAAATTATAAGGATTATTGGGATAATGGGGAAAATTATGTGATTTTAGATGAAGCGCATAAGGGGAACAAGTCTGAGAGCAAAAGACAGGCTATCTTTAGTCTGCTGTCTTTAAAAGGGTTTTTATTCAATTTCAGCGCCACTTTCACCGAAGAAAGCGATCTCATCACTTCGGTGTATAATTTGAGCGTGGGCGAGTGGGTGAAGCTTGGCTATGGTAAAGAGTCTGTTTTATTGAAGAAAAACAACTTAAACGCTTTTAAGGAATCAAAAGATTTAAACGATAGGGAAAAAGAAATCGCTCTTTTAAAAGCGTTATTGCTTTTAGGCATGCAAAAACGCTATAAAACAGAAGGCTATTTTCATGACCCTTTAATGCTCGTGTTCACGCATTCTGTGAATGTGGAAAACAGCGATGCGGAAATCTTTTTTAAAACTTTAGCGCGCGTGATTGAAAATGACGATGAGAGCGATTTTTTAAAGGCTAAAGAAGATTTATTAGAGGAAATAAAAGATCCGGAATTTCTTTTTAGCGGCAACAAAGATAAAGACTATAAGGTTAAGGTTTTTAAAGAGGGTTTAAAGAGCATGGATTTTAAAGGCTTAAAAGAAGAAGTTTTTTATGCTAATAGCGGGCATATTGAAGTGATTATTAACCCTAAAAACAACCAAGAAATCGCTTTCAAGCTCAACACAAGCGATAAAGTCTTTTGCTTGATTAAAATAGGCGATATTACAGAATGGATTTATGAAAAATTAAAGAGCGTGAAGGTGGTGAGCAAGAATTTAAGCTTTAAAGAAGAAAGCTATTTCAGCCAGATTGACAAGAGCAGTATCAATATCTTAGTGGGGTCTCGCACTTTTGAAACCGGGTGGGATAGCACAAGGCCTAGCGTGATTTTATTTTTAAATATAGGGCTTGATGATGACGCTAAAAAGCTGGTGAAACAATCTTTTGGCAGAGGCGTAAGGATTGAAAGCGTCAAAAACCAACGCCAAAGGTTAGCGTATTTAGAAATAGATGAAGCCATTAAAAAAGCCTTGAAACCAAACGCCGCAATGCTAGAAACGCTTTTTGTGATACCCACTAACCATGCAAGCCTTGAAGCGATTTTAAAGATCCAAAAAGAGAGCGAAAAGAGGGGTGAGAGTAGAGGTTCTTGGCGTGAAATCAAATTAGAAAAAACGCCCATAAAACACGCATTATTCGTGCCTTGCTACCGCAAAGAACCAACAAGCGTTCTTGAACTTCCTGAAAGCGCTTCGTTTAAAATGAGCGAAAAAAATTTTAAGGATTTAAAAGAGTATTTTAATTTGATGAGCGAAAAGCATTTCATTTTAAAGCATGAAATTTATGACCCCAAAGATTATGAGCAGTTAAAAAAAATGATACAAAAAGCGCATTTTAAAAAGGTATCAACTTGGCATTATAAAGATTTAGATTGCATGATTTCTGAAATTAAAGGCAAGCTATACCCTAATCAAAAAGTGCCTAAAGACGAGTTTAACACCCTAGATAATGAGAAAATCGTGCATTTTAAAAGGATTAAAGTTAAGGCAGATAAAGAAGAAGCGTTAATTAAAACCATCCAAGAAGTGAAAGAGCATGCGCCTTTAGATAAAGAAACTTTAAGAATAAAAATCGCACAAGGCGAGATCGATCCTTATGATGCAGAAAAACACAAACAAGACAAAACATTTGAAGTTGATGACGCCGAGCTGTTAAAACTCAAAGAGCATTACTACACCCCTTTAATTAAAGCCAAAAACTGCGATTGGCTTAAGCATGTGGTTAAAGTAGAAAGTGAGATTGATTTTTTAAAAGAGTTGCAAGAAACTGAAACTATAAAAACGCTGCAAGAAAACTATGATTTTTGGGCGTTCAGCAAGATTGATGAGCATTTAGACAATTTGTTTATCCCTTATACCAACAATGTTACAGAAAGGCGCTTTTTCCCTG